From one Dama dama isolate Ldn47 chromosome 4, ASM3311817v1, whole genome shotgun sequence genomic stretch:
- the CAPNS1 gene encoding calpain small subunit 1 produces MFLVNSFLKGGGGGGGGGGLGGGLGNVLGGLISGAGGGGGGGGGGGGGGGGGTAMRILGGVISAISEAAAQYNPEPPPPRTHYSNIEANESEEVRQFRRLFAQLAGDDMEVSATELMNILNKVVTRHPDLKTDGFGIDTCRSMVAVMDSDTTGKLGFEEFKYLWNNIKKWQAIYKRFDVDCSGTIGSSELPGAFEAAGFHLNEHLYNMIIRRYSDEGGNMDFDNFISCLVRLDAMFRAFKSLDKDGTGQIQVNIQEWLQLTMYS; encoded by the exons ATGTTCCTGGTTAACTCGTTCTTGAAGGGTGGCGGAGGCGGCGGAGGAGGCGGGGGCCTGGGCGGGGGTCTAGGGAATGTGCTTGGAGGCCTTATCAGCGGGgccggaggcggcggcggcggcggcggcggcggcggcggcggtggcggtgGCGGAACTGCCATGCGCATCCTGGGCGGGGTCATTAGCGCCATTAG TGAGGCGGCTGCGCAGTACAACCCAGAGCCCCCG CCCCCTCGCACACATTACTCCAACATCGAGGCCAATGAGAGTGAGGAGGTCCGGCAGTTCCGGAGGCTTTTTGCCCAGCTGGCTGGAGAT GACATGGAGGTCAGCGCCACAGAACTCATGAATATTCTCAACAAAGTGGTGACCCGAC ATCCTGATCTGAAGACTGATGGCTTTGGCATTGACACATGTCGCAGCATGGTGGCCGTAATGGAT AGTGACACGACTGGCAAACTGGGCTTCGAAGAATTCAAGTACTTGTGGAACAACATCAAAAAGTGGCAG GCCATATACAAACGGTTTGATGTTGACTGTTCAGGCACCATTGGCAGCAGTGAACTCCCAGGGGCCTTTGAGGCAGCAG GATTCCACCTGAATGAACATCTCTACAACATGATCATCCGACGCTACTCAGATGAGGGAGGGAACATGGATTTTGACAATTTCATCAGCTGCCTGGTcagactggatgccatgttcc gtgcCTTCAAATCTCTCGACAAAGACGGCACTGGACAAATCCAGGTGAACATCCAGGAG TGGCTGCAGCTGACCATGTACTCCTGA
- the LOC133054273 gene encoding cytochrome c oxidase subunit 7A1, mitochondrial — MRALRVSQALVRSFSSTARNRFENRVAEKQKLFQEDNGLPVHLKGGATDNILYRVTMTLCLGGTLYSLYCLGWASFPHKK; from the exons ATGAGGGCCCTGCGG GTCTCCCAGGCACTGGTCCGCTCCTTTAGCTCAACCGCCCGGAACCGCTTCGAGAACCGAGTAGCTGAGAAACAGAAACTCTTCCAG GAAGACAATGGCCTCCCGGTGCACTTGAAGGGCGGTGCAACAGACAACATCCTGTATCGAGTGACGATGACTCTGTGTCTGGGGG GCACTCTCTACAGCCTGTACTGCCTTGGCTGGGCCTCCTTCCCTCACAAGAAGTGA